From Candidatus Binatia bacterium, the proteins below share one genomic window:
- a CDS encoding extracellular solute-binding protein has protein sequence MIRKWQATLAVLLMTTARIAAADEVVVYTSVDEIFARPIARDFEVESGITVRLVPDTEETKSTGLVNRLIAERARPQADVFWSGDPVRAAVLAGKGVTASYQSPQAAGLPAQFSDPNGHWTGFSARARVLIYNRTLVPEGQTPTSVMDLLAPRFRGKACLANPLFGTTSMHAAALFAVLGDDKARAFFEGFTVNGGRMLSSNGEVRRRVANGECAVGITDTDDANVARLEGKPIGVVFPDADGIGTLVIPNCAVLIAGAPHPATARRFIDYLLRPETERALAESAAAQMPLRAGVPVPAGVVPLAQLRPMQVDYGVLAQLLETLSRDYLKDWVDRASSGM, from the coding sequence ATGATACGCAAGTGGCAAGCGACGCTGGCGGTGCTGCTCATGACCACCGCCCGGATCGCCGCGGCGGACGAGGTCGTGGTCTACACGTCGGTCGACGAGATCTTCGCGCGGCCTATCGCGCGAGACTTCGAGGTGGAAAGCGGCATCACCGTCCGCCTCGTGCCCGACACGGAGGAGACCAAGAGCACGGGTCTGGTGAATCGCCTGATCGCGGAAAGGGCGCGGCCGCAGGCAGACGTGTTCTGGAGCGGCGATCCCGTGCGTGCTGCCGTACTCGCGGGCAAGGGCGTTACGGCGTCGTATCAATCTCCGCAAGCAGCCGGGTTGCCAGCGCAGTTCTCCGACCCCAACGGACACTGGACCGGATTCTCGGCCCGGGCACGGGTGCTCATCTACAACCGCACCCTGGTGCCCGAGGGGCAAACGCCCACTTCGGTGATGGATCTACTCGCGCCGCGCTTTCGAGGCAAAGCATGCCTTGCCAACCCCCTTTTCGGGACAACATCGATGCACGCGGCGGCGTTATTTGCCGTGCTCGGTGACGACAAAGCCCGGGCGTTTTTCGAGGGCTTTACCGTCAACGGCGGAAGGATGCTGTCTTCCAACGGCGAGGTGCGCCGGCGAGTGGCCAACGGCGAATGCGCCGTGGGCATCACCGACACGGATGATGCGAACGTTGCACGCCTGGAGGGCAAGCCCATCGGCGTCGTGTTCCCCGACGCCGATGGCATCGGCACGCTCGTGATCCCGAACTGCGCCGTACTGATTGCTGGCGCGCCGCACCCGGCAACCGCACGGCGGTTCATCGACTACCTCCTGCGTCCGGAGACCGAGCGGGCGCTGGCGGAGAGCGCGGCAGCGCAGATGCCGCTGCGTGCCGGCGTACCTGTGCCAGCGGGTGTCGTGCCCCTCGCGCAGCTCCGGCCCATGCAGGTGGACTATGGCGTCCTGGCTCAGCTTCTCGAAACTCTCTCGCGCGACTACCTGAAAGACTGGGTCGATCGAGCCAGCTCGGGAATGTGA
- a CDS encoding beta-propeller fold lactonase family protein, whose translation MMKRAMIRSVREGVAATVALAACTLVLVSQVAAQDSPPATVACAYVTSFGGEDVCAIEVPSGKALGCVRTGAKPHGVAVAADGRRVYVSNEGANSVAVVHASAMRVAAEVAVGRAPNQLALAPKGDRLWVTNNSDSTVSVIDTQGLAVEQTIPVGRAPHVVVTNAARNIAVVTSEGDSALDVFDLTTLKPLSHIPVFAFPRVLAVSPAGDTAYLTVRWINGALVVDLSGRGPRERIALGETRFAPEGKDAHGLALTPDGETVLLTTQITNELTFVDAKTLAFEGRVHVGRNPNWVEVTPDGRYAVVSTTDDDSVSIVDVTTRQVTAVTKVGRQPKRLAVGRCGERP comes from the coding sequence ATGATGAAGAGGGCTATGATTCGCAGCGTAAGGGAGGGCGTTGCCGCAACCGTTGCGCTCGCCGCATGTACATTGGTGTTGGTCTCACAGGTGGCCGCGCAGGACTCGCCGCCTGCAACCGTGGCCTGCGCGTACGTGACGAGCTTCGGCGGTGAGGATGTCTGCGCGATCGAGGTACCGAGCGGTAAGGCGCTGGGCTGCGTGCGGACAGGGGCGAAGCCGCACGGGGTGGCTGTGGCGGCCGACGGGCGTCGAGTCTACGTTTCGAACGAGGGGGCGAATTCGGTTGCGGTTGTCCATGCTTCAGCTATGCGCGTTGCCGCGGAGGTGGCCGTGGGCCGGGCACCGAATCAGCTGGCGTTGGCGCCCAAGGGCGATCGCCTGTGGGTCACGAATAACTCCGACTCGACCGTCTCCGTAATCGACACGCAGGGCCTGGCGGTCGAGCAAACCATCCCGGTTGGCCGAGCACCACATGTGGTCGTGACCAACGCCGCCCGCAACATCGCCGTCGTCACGTCGGAAGGCGATAGCGCCCTCGATGTGTTCGACCTCACGACCTTGAAGCCGCTCTCACACATACCCGTGTTCGCGTTTCCTCGCGTCCTGGCGGTGTCACCCGCGGGCGATACGGCCTATCTGACCGTTCGGTGGATCAACGGCGCGCTCGTCGTCGACCTCTCGGGCCGCGGCCCGCGTGAGCGCATCGCCCTTGGCGAGACGCGCTTCGCGCCGGAAGGAAAGGACGCGCACGGTCTGGCGTTGACCCCGGATGGCGAAACGGTGCTGCTCACCACGCAGATCACCAACGAGCTGACATTCGTCGATGCGAAGACGCTCGCGTTCGAGGGGCGCGTGCACGTCGGACGGAATCCAAATTGGGTGGAGGTGACGCCGGACGGTCGTTACGCCGTCGTCAGCACGACAGACGACGATTCGGTATCGATCGTCGACGTGACGACGCGGCAGGTGACGGCAGTAACCAAAGTCGGCCGTCAACCGAAGCGGCTCGCGGTAGGTCGGTGTGGCGAACGGCCGTAG
- a CDS encoding chromate transporter gives MSQAIAGRHDEQPAIVPCTLNQLLFYFLHLGSFGFGGPIALAGYMQRDLVEKRRWISKQDYVEGLALAQLAPGPLAAQLAIYLGWVRAGNLGATLVAAAFILPSFVMVLALSWLYLRYGGLWWMQGLFYGIGAAVIAIIARSAFKLMRMTLSRDALLWGIFGLSAVVTAWTESEIVWLFVLSGLAVLVLRAAPRPAAAAVFVPWFFTGLDGPAPSSTLATIAWYFAEAGAFVFGSGLAIVPFLYGGVVQEFHWLTEQQFLDAVAVAMITPGPVVITVAFIGYLVAGPAGATVAAIGVFLPCYLFVIIPAKYFRQSVNNRHVRAFVDGVTAAATGAIAGAAFVLGRRAIFDIPTALIALVTLVVLARVKKIPEPLVIASAGVAGLMLKGGITP, from the coding sequence ATGAGCCAAGCGATTGCAGGCCGTCACGACGAACAACCCGCCATCGTGCCCTGCACGCTGAACCAGCTCCTATTCTACTTTCTGCATCTCGGCAGCTTCGGCTTTGGCGGCCCGATCGCGCTCGCCGGTTACATGCAACGCGACCTGGTCGAGAAGCGACGATGGATCTCGAAGCAGGACTATGTCGAGGGCCTCGCGCTGGCGCAGCTGGCGCCCGGCCCGCTCGCCGCCCAACTCGCCATCTACCTCGGTTGGGTCCGCGCCGGGAATCTCGGCGCCACGCTCGTCGCTGCCGCCTTCATCCTGCCGTCGTTTGTCATGGTGCTGGCTCTTTCGTGGCTCTACCTGCGCTACGGCGGTCTCTGGTGGATGCAGGGTCTCTTCTACGGGATCGGGGCGGCCGTGATTGCCATCATCGCGCGCAGCGCCTTCAAGCTCATGCGCATGACGCTCAGCCGCGACGCGCTTCTGTGGGGTATCTTCGGGCTGAGCGCCGTCGTTACGGCCTGGACCGAGTCGGAGATCGTGTGGCTCTTCGTACTCTCCGGCCTCGCCGTGCTCGTCCTACGCGCTGCGCCGCGGCCCGCTGCCGCAGCCGTCTTCGTGCCGTGGTTCTTCACCGGCCTCGACGGCCCGGCACCGAGCAGCACGCTCGCCACCATCGCCTGGTACTTCGCGGAAGCGGGCGCATTCGTCTTCGGGAGCGGACTGGCGATCGTGCCGTTCCTGTACGGTGGTGTCGTGCAGGAGTTTCACTGGCTCACCGAGCAGCAGTTTCTCGACGCAGTCGCCGTCGCCATGATCACTCCCGGACCCGTGGTCATTACCGTCGCCTTCATCGGCTACCTGGTCGCCGGCCCCGCCGGGGCCACCGTGGCCGCCATCGGCGTGTTTCTCCCGTGCTACCTCTTCGTGATCATCCCGGCGAAGTACTTCCGGCAGTCGGTCAACAATCGCCACGTCAGAGCCTTCGTTGACGGGGTGACGGCAGCTGCGACCGGTGCGATCGCCGGGGCGGCATTCGTACTCGGCCGTCGCGCGATCTTCGATATCCCGACGGCGCTTATCGCGCTGGTAACGCTGGTGGTCCTAGCACGGGTCAAAAAGATCCCGGAGCCGCTGGTGATCGCCAGCGCCGGGGTGGCCGGATTGATGCTCAAAGGGGGCATCACCCCATGA
- a CDS encoding chromate resistance protein — MSRVKARWLLLIHQLPPKPDYFRVKIWRRLQRLGAVAIKNSVYVLPWSDQSQEDFQWVVREVTEGGGEASVCAARFVDGLSDAQIEALFHAARAADYAQIAEDARTIAAELPVEDASSNDQATTLHAQVTRLRKRFAEVAALDFFDAPGREATAGLLQALEARVHTADTPRGRVLIDPKELRGRTWVTRRGIHVDRMASGWLIKRFIDAAARFKYVATRDYHPTAGELRFDMFEGDFTHEGDHCTFEVLLTRCGITDPALRPIAEIVHDIDLKDGKFGRAETTGIDKLIAGIAMAHKEDEDRLERARAVFDDLYEYYRRKRA; from the coding sequence GTGTCACGCGTCAAGGCCCGCTGGCTGTTGCTGATCCACCAGCTACCGCCGAAGCCTGATTACTTCCGCGTCAAGATCTGGCGCCGCCTGCAACGGCTCGGGGCCGTGGCAATCAAGAACTCTGTGTACGTGCTGCCGTGGAGCGATCAGTCCCAGGAAGACTTTCAATGGGTCGTCCGCGAGGTCACGGAGGGCGGCGGCGAGGCTTCCGTCTGTGCGGCTCGCTTTGTCGATGGTCTATCCGATGCGCAAATCGAGGCTCTCTTCCACGCCGCCCGCGCCGCCGACTACGCCCAGATCGCCGAGGATGCCCGCACGATCGCGGCCGAGTTGCCGGTCGAGGACGCGAGCAGTAACGATCAAGCCACCACGCTACACGCCCAGGTAACCCGGCTCCGGAAGCGGTTCGCGGAGGTGGCGGCACTCGACTTCTTCGATGCCCCCGGCAGGGAAGCTACCGCCGGGCTGCTCCAAGCCCTGGAGGCGCGCGTGCATACCGCAGACACCCCCAGGGGGAGGGTGCTCATAGATCCCAAAGAGCTTCGCGGTCGTACATGGGTCACGCGTCGGGGCATCCACGTCGATCGCATGGCGAGCGGGTGGCTCATCAAGCGCTTCATCGATGCTGCCGCGCGCTTCAAGTACGTCGCCACACGCGACTACCACCCCACAGCCGGCGAACTGCGCTTCGACATGTTCGAGGGCGACTTCACCCACGAAGGCGACCACTGCACTTTCGAAGTGCTGCTCACGCGCTGCGGCATCACCGACCCCGCGCTGCGACCGATTGCCGAGATCGTCCACGATATAGACCTCAAGGACGGCAAGTTCGGGCGCGCGGAGACCACCGGAATCGACAAGCTCATCGCGGGCATCGCGATGGCGCACAAAGAGGATGAAGACCGCCTCGAACGCGCACGCGCAGTCTTCGACGACCTGTACGAGTACTACCGGAGGAAACGCGCATGA
- a CDS encoding type II toxin-antitoxin system VapC family toxin: MIVDTSAVLAILFEEGDAELYARALTQADSCRMSAASFVEAAVVIDAQTNDKGSRQLDAFIRRAAIAIEPVTEEQAHIARQAYADFGKGRHPAGLNFGDCFSYALAKATGEPLLFKGKDFKKTDIVSALETGGHRQ, encoded by the coding sequence ATGATCGTCGACACTTCGGCCGTACTGGCGATTCTCTTCGAGGAAGGCGACGCAGAGCTTTACGCGCGTGCCCTGACGCAGGCCGACTCATGCCGCATGTCCGCCGCAAGCTTCGTCGAGGCGGCCGTGGTCATCGATGCCCAGACGAATGACAAGGGCAGCCGGCAATTGGACGCCTTCATTCGCCGGGCGGCAATCGCAATCGAACCTGTCACGGAGGAGCAGGCCCACATCGCCCGGCAGGCTTACGCCGACTTCGGCAAGGGCCGGCATCCCGCCGGGCTTAATTTCGGCGACTGCTTCTCTTACGCGCTCGCCAAGGCGACCGGCGAGCCGCTGCTCTTCAAAGGCAAGGACTTCAAGAAAACCGACATCGTCTCGGCGCTCGAAACCGGCGGCCACCGGCAATGA
- a CDS encoding type II toxin-antitoxin system VapB family antitoxin gives MSLNIKDPAAHTLAQALAKETGETMTRAVTAAIRERLERVRRQRRPEATVAELLAIGHRCASTLQGQPVDHGDMLYDERGLPK, from the coding sequence ATGAGTCTCAACATTAAGGACCCGGCCGCCCACACGCTCGCACAGGCTCTTGCCAAGGAGACCGGCGAGACGATGACCCGGGCGGTCACGGCAGCGATCCGGGAGCGCCTGGAGCGGGTCCGCAGGCAGCGAAGGCCCGAGGCGACCGTCGCCGAGCTGCTTGCGATCGGGCATCGCTGCGCGAGCACGCTGCAGGGCCAGCCGGTCGATCACGGCGACATGCTGTACGACGAGCGCGGGCTGCCGAAATGA